The following coding sequences are from one Shewanella putrefaciens window:
- a CDS encoding ArsR/SmtB family transcription factor: MKERIKVKANIFKALGHPTRLWIVEQLAEGEKCVCEFVEVIDVDFSTISKHLSVLRNAGIVDMDKRGKQIFYRLTLPCLLNSLSCIDTLLDHQIQKQIALID, encoded by the coding sequence ATGAAAGAGAGAATCAAAGTAAAAGCGAATATTTTCAAGGCGCTGGGTCATCCGACCCGCTTGTGGATTGTTGAGCAACTCGCGGAGGGTGAAAAGTGTGTTTGTGAGTTTGTAGAGGTAATAGATGTTGATTTTTCGACTATTTCTAAGCATCTGTCAGTACTCCGTAATGCAGGAATTGTCGATATGGATAAACGCGGAAAGCAGATTTTTTATCGTTTAACTCTCCCTTGCCTACTTAATTCGTTAAGTTGCATTGATACGCTATTGGATCACCAAATTCAGAAGCAGATCGCATTAATAGACTAA
- a CDS encoding glutathione synthase produces the protein MNSQTSLKAKDDAIEWALTHGMAFKQSPYSARHAPFTLTPSLISRTHYQYLKNSVHLLGKLIHYLSEEHAFLIDAIQPITVSEPFFAALLNMHQQLHDTQSSVQRMPLLIMRSDFMDDKDLGPKLVEFNGIAAGMGPFGQRVHQLHHYLQQWHQLPMGELVDNHAIEQLSAGIAKATFKIKQEFQDAGPARFLMIVQENEDNVFDQHLLELALQQRGIQTIRRTFSALQEQVTTGEQHRLILEGIGTIDTVYLRAGYQYADYEFSDIDGNKDCHALMGIRVLIEQHRVALNATIGQQLATSKRMQMLLSSMDEMSLTQFGLTLQEAQIVKSLLGEMRPVTAESIKLVADSPIDTWVLKNQGEGGGHCLFGTDISRKLTELQPTQYQAWSLMRRLKPRPRTTQTLVVRNGEIQAIDDMIPEIGMFTVHIDGEPAMENRSDHSPSYSGYLIRSKSAMVTEGGVHSGQGVLDSLMFSD, from the coding sequence ATGAACTCACAAACTAGTCTAAAAGCCAAAGATGACGCTATAGAATGGGCGCTAACCCATGGTATGGCGTTTAAACAATCCCCCTATTCTGCCCGCCATGCCCCCTTTACTTTAACACCGAGTTTAATCAGCCGAACCCATTATCAATACTTAAAAAACTCGGTGCATCTGCTCGGCAAACTTATTCACTATCTATCTGAAGAACATGCTTTTTTAATTGATGCAATTCAACCTATCACAGTAAGTGAGCCTTTTTTTGCCGCCTTGCTCAATATGCATCAACAACTCCATGATACTCAGTCCTCAGTACAGAGAATGCCGTTGCTGATTATGCGTAGCGACTTTATGGACGATAAGGACTTAGGACCAAAACTAGTAGAATTTAATGGTATAGCCGCAGGCATGGGTCCGTTTGGTCAAAGAGTCCACCAATTGCACCATTACTTGCAGCAATGGCATCAACTGCCTATGGGAGAGCTGGTTGATAATCATGCTATTGAGCAATTATCCGCAGGCATAGCTAAAGCAACCTTTAAAATAAAACAAGAATTCCAGGACGCGGGGCCAGCAAGATTTTTGATGATAGTGCAAGAAAATGAAGACAATGTATTTGACCAACATTTACTCGAGCTTGCGTTGCAACAACGAGGGATACAAACTATTCGCAGAACTTTTAGTGCACTACAAGAACAAGTTACCACAGGAGAACAACATAGACTGATACTCGAAGGCATTGGCACCATTGATACAGTTTATCTGCGAGCAGGCTATCAATATGCAGATTATGAATTCTCTGATATCGACGGCAACAAAGATTGCCACGCCTTGATGGGGATCCGTGTATTGATAGAACAACATCGCGTTGCCCTAAATGCCACCATAGGCCAACAACTGGCGACCAGTAAACGAATGCAAATGTTGCTCTCATCGATGGATGAAATGTCGTTGACTCAGTTTGGCTTAACATTGCAAGAAGCCCAAATCGTCAAATCTCTTCTCGGTGAGATGCGCCCTGTCACCGCAGAAAGCATCAAGTTAGTTGCCGACTCCCCAATCGATACTTGGGTGCTAAAAAATCAAGGAGAAGGGGGTGGTCATTGCCTGTTTGGTACTGATATTTCACGTAAATTAACCGAGCTTCAGCCTACGCAATATCAAGCATGGTCGCTGATGCGCCGTTTAAAACCAAGACCCAGAACTACCCAAACCTTAGTCGTGCGTAACGGGGAGATACAAGCCATAGATGACATGATCCCTGAAATCGGCATGTTCACCGTCCACATTGATGGCGAGCCCGCGATGGAGAATAGATCCGATCATAGCCCCAGCTATTCGGGCTATTTAATTCGCAGCAAATCTGCCATGGTGACTGAAGGTGGTGTCCATAGTGGCCAAGGGGTATTAGATTCTTTGATGTTTAGTGATTAA
- a CDS encoding 3'-5' exonuclease yields MDKMTADFLAKHPFIPIQFIALDAETTGLEAGIDKIIEIAAIKFDLLSNDHPVFEALINPNVKVSRKITSITGITNKMLVDQETFADLAQDLKQFIGDLPIVAYNAKFDKGFLDAEFANVGILLNNHYHCALNLAKAAFNLPNYKLTTVAEHCAIALEDAHRAKADAIAAGRVFMCAAVTLGHINEIKPKTAFTNHKGADHKAYTPNEFGELYGQTIVFTGELSMTRSEAFEAAAELGLEIKSGVSKKTDYLVVGEQDENLVGPNGISSKQMKAEALIDEGFDIQILDEDQFMDLIA; encoded by the coding sequence ATGGACAAAATGACAGCTGATTTTTTAGCTAAACACCCTTTTATCCCCATTCAATTTATCGCGTTAGATGCAGAAACAACAGGGCTTGAGGCTGGTATCGATAAAATTATCGAGATTGCTGCAATCAAATTTGATCTCTTATCTAACGACCATCCTGTATTTGAAGCATTGATTAATCCCAATGTAAAAGTGTCGCGCAAGATCACCAGTATTACTGGGATCACTAATAAGATGTTAGTTGACCAAGAAACCTTTGCAGATTTAGCACAAGACTTAAAGCAATTTATCGGTGATCTGCCAATAGTGGCCTACAACGCCAAGTTTGATAAAGGTTTTTTAGATGCTGAGTTCGCTAATGTTGGCATCCTACTGAATAACCACTACCACTGTGCATTGAATCTAGCAAAGGCCGCATTCAACTTACCTAATTACAAATTAACAACTGTTGCTGAGCACTGCGCAATAGCATTGGAAGATGCTCATAGGGCTAAAGCCGATGCGATTGCAGCTGGGCGGGTATTTATGTGTGCAGCTGTGACGTTAGGGCATATCAACGAAATCAAACCAAAAACCGCTTTCACAAACCACAAAGGGGCTGATCATAAAGCCTATACGCCGAATGAGTTTGGCGAGCTTTATGGACAAACTATCGTCTTTACAGGTGAACTATCAATGACTAGATCTGAAGCATTTGAAGCCGCAGCTGAACTAGGGCTTGAAATTAAATCAGGTGTATCTAAAAAGACAGATTATCTGGTTGTGGGCGAACAGGATGAAAACCTAGTTGGCCCAAATGGCATATCAAGCAAACAGATGAAAGCGGAAGCGCTTATTGATGAAGGTTTTGACATTCAGATTTTAGATGAAGATCAGTTTATGGATTTGATCGCATAA
- a CDS encoding L-cysteine desulfidase family protein, whose translation MNPLWQQYIQILNQVVKPALGCTEPIAAAYASAVARTLLGIVPEAISVQVSDNLYKNSMGVYVPGTGKIGLAIAAAAGAIAGNAEAGLEVLAAITPEQVAQAQDLIDAGKVKVERTETEEFIYCCVTLKAGEQEALVKICGGHTLIAEKRLNGEPVFTADNAQSAATGSICDGIDISIKSIYQFAQEVPFDQIKFILKASELNGKLSDEGMAKPYGLEVGRTMKSGIAAGIIGEDLLNKIVMLTAAASDARMGGANLPAMSNLGSGNQGIAATIPVVLTAQCYNVTEEKLARALIMSHLGAIYIKSHYPPLSAFCGNTVTSAAASMAMVYIAGGSFEQSCFAIQNVISDSSGMVCDGAKASCAMKVSTSSSAAVRSFLMALNSQNVSGQGIIATDVEKTIKNIGKMILNGMSSTDVTIIDIMST comes from the coding sequence ATGAACCCCCTATGGCAGCAGTATATTCAAATCCTCAACCAAGTTGTAAAGCCAGCATTAGGCTGTACAGAGCCCATTGCTGCCGCCTATGCATCTGCTGTTGCTCGCACTTTATTAGGCATAGTTCCTGAAGCTATCTCAGTACAAGTCTCTGATAATTTATATAAAAACTCTATGGGCGTATATGTTCCTGGCACAGGTAAAATCGGCCTTGCTATCGCCGCTGCCGCAGGTGCTATTGCCGGTAATGCAGAGGCAGGTTTAGAAGTGCTTGCCGCTATCACCCCAGAACAAGTCGCACAAGCACAAGATCTTATTGATGCTGGTAAGGTAAAAGTTGAACGAACTGAAACAGAAGAATTTATCTATTGCTGCGTCACCTTAAAAGCGGGTGAGCAAGAAGCCTTAGTTAAAATTTGTGGCGGTCACACCTTAATTGCCGAAAAACGCCTTAATGGTGAGCCCGTTTTTACCGCGGATAACGCCCAGAGTGCCGCCACAGGCTCTATCTGTGATGGCATCGATATCAGTATTAAATCAATTTATCAGTTCGCTCAAGAAGTCCCCTTCGATCAGATCAAGTTCATCCTTAAAGCCTCCGAATTAAATGGCAAGTTATCCGATGAAGGCATGGCAAAGCCCTATGGACTCGAGGTGGGCCGCACCATGAAAAGTGGTATTGCGGCAGGAATAATAGGCGAAGATTTACTCAATAAAATTGTGATGTTAACTGCTGCTGCATCCGATGCGCGTATGGGCGGCGCCAATCTCCCCGCTATGAGCAATTTAGGCAGTGGTAATCAGGGAATTGCGGCGACGATTCCTGTGGTATTAACTGCGCAATGCTATAACGTCACCGAGGAAAAGCTCGCCCGCGCCTTAATAATGAGTCACCTAGGAGCGATTTATATCAAGTCCCACTACCCACCACTTTCTGCATTCTGTGGTAACACTGTAACCAGTGCAGCGGCCTCTATGGCCATGGTATATATTGCTGGCGGCTCCTTCGAGCAATCCTGTTTTGCGATTCAAAATGTCATTAGTGATAGCTCGGGCATGGTCTGTGATGGTGCAAAAGCCTCCTGTGCCATGAAAGTCAGTACATCATCCAGTGCTGCGGTGCGGTCATTTTTAATGGCATTAAATAGTCAAAATGTTTCAGGCCAAGGCATCATCGCAACCGATGTGGAAAAAACCATAAAAAACATTGGTAAAATGATCCTTAATGGTATGTCATCCACCGATGTCACCATTATTGATATAATGTCAACGTAA
- a CDS encoding nitrophenyl compound nitroreductase subunit ArsF family protein, whose protein sequence is MNAKKIVRTLLLSIVCLGFALVGYQQFGASVFNASENIDVTTTVSPKLKDGLNVYYFYGNQRCTTCVRMEKFTQKTLMENFLKEVRDGEMQLNLVNVDLAENQHYIEDYELIFRSVVISTSKDGVETEWRRLDKIWELANNEVAFQQYLTEEIEAILGQTHG, encoded by the coding sequence ATGAATGCTAAAAAAATCGTCAGAACCCTGCTGCTCAGTATTGTTTGTTTAGGATTTGCGTTGGTGGGATATCAGCAATTTGGCGCTTCAGTATTTAATGCGTCAGAGAATATTGATGTCACTACCACTGTATCTCCTAAGTTAAAAGATGGACTAAATGTTTATTATTTTTATGGTAATCAACGCTGTACAACCTGCGTGCGGATGGAAAAGTTTACTCAAAAAACCTTGATGGAAAATTTTCTTAAGGAAGTGCGCGATGGTGAGATGCAACTCAATCTGGTCAACGTCGACTTAGCTGAGAACCAACATTATATCGAGGATTATGAACTGATTTTTAGATCGGTTGTCATTTCAACCTCAAAGGATGGTGTTGAAACTGAGTGGCGTCGTTTAGATAAAATTTGGGAGCTGGCTAATAACGAGGTGGCTTTCCAACAATATTTGACCGAAGAAATTGAAGCTATATTGGGTCAAACCCATGGATGA
- a CDS encoding aromatic aminobenezylarsenical efflux permease ArsG family transporter, with product MDEWAVMLLSAFWFGILTSISPCPLATNVAAISYISKGIQSPYRVVGTGLAYTIGRMLSYLVLGVILVGSLLSTVTLSVTLQKYMNLLLGPILILVGMFLLELLTLRLPGDGALIEKLKAKINPQGYLGALLLGVLFALSFCPTSAALFFGSLLPLALEAQSSIALPAIYGLATGLPVLVFAILLGVSAHRVAKAYNHILAFEHWARKITGVVFIIIGSYYAWVNIFAPFLSQR from the coding sequence ATGGATGAGTGGGCAGTTATGCTGCTGTCCGCCTTTTGGTTTGGCATTCTAACCTCTATCAGTCCGTGCCCATTAGCGACCAATGTGGCGGCGATTTCCTATATCAGTAAAGGGATACAATCGCCCTATCGGGTCGTGGGTACAGGGCTTGCCTACACGATTGGGCGCATGCTCAGTTATTTGGTGCTCGGCGTCATATTAGTTGGTAGTTTGCTCTCGACCGTCACCTTATCCGTCACTCTTCAGAAATATATGAACCTATTATTAGGCCCTATTTTGATATTGGTAGGGATGTTTTTGCTGGAGTTACTGACATTACGCTTACCCGGTGATGGCGCCTTAATCGAAAAATTAAAGGCCAAAATCAACCCGCAGGGATATTTAGGGGCTTTGCTACTGGGCGTGTTATTTGCGTTGTCATTTTGTCCCACGTCGGCGGCACTCTTTTTCGGTTCGCTATTGCCGCTCGCACTAGAAGCGCAATCGAGTATTGCACTGCCAGCGATTTATGGCTTAGCCACTGGGCTACCAGTTTTAGTCTTTGCGATCCTATTAGGTGTTAGCGCCCATCGCGTCGCGAAAGCCTATAACCATATATTGGCGTTCGAGCATTGGGCCAGAAAAATCACTGGTGTGGTATTTATCATTATTGGCAGCTATTACGCTTGGGTTAATATTTTCGCGCCATTTCTGAGCCAGCGTTAA
- the arsC gene encoding glutaredoxin-dependent arsenate reductase, which translates to MATDNHLEKHNSIKIYHNPACGTSRNTLGLIRNTGIEPIIILYLETPPNRQTLLQLIADMGISVRSLLRQNVEPYTALGLSEDKFSDSELIDFMLEYPILINRPIVVTPLGTRLCRPSEQVLDILPKPQLGAFTKEDGEVVIDANGQRVKK; encoded by the coding sequence ATGGCTACTGACAACCATCTTGAAAAACACAACAGCATTAAGATTTATCACAATCCCGCCTGTGGCACATCACGCAATACCTTAGGTCTTATCCGCAACACTGGGATTGAGCCGATCATAATCCTCTACCTTGAGACCCCGCCGAACCGTCAAACATTGCTACAACTGATTGCCGATATGGGCATTTCGGTGCGCAGTTTACTTAGGCAAAATGTCGAGCCTTATACAGCCTTAGGCTTAAGTGAAGATAAGTTTAGCGACAGTGAATTAATCGATTTTATGCTCGAATACCCGATCCTAATTAATCGCCCCATCGTCGTTACACCATTAGGCACGCGCCTGTGCCGTCCATCAGAACAGGTATTGGATATTTTACCCAAGCCCCAACTGGGCGCTTTTACCAAGGAAGACGGTGAAGTGGTGATTGATGCTAATGGGCAGAGAGTTAAAAAATAG
- a CDS encoding helix-turn-helix transcriptional regulator encodes MKLIDLTPNDWDILKSIENIVDGIAAMYGQHTEVVLHSLDAKHPSVVKIANGHITGREVGAPITNLALLKLKAGQDISDAYLTKCANGKTLRSITTVIRNSKNQPIGLLCINTDMDAPLQSILRTMMPEHLFNHELTSSPEVFARNIDEALHSTIDSINHEVRSNPTVSTSQKSREIVNQLHELGIFELKDSAQVAATRLGISVHSIYRYLREIKANQAESEKSLV; translated from the coding sequence GTGAAGCTGATAGATTTAACCCCAAATGATTGGGACATACTCAAATCAATCGAGAATATCGTTGATGGCATTGCTGCCATGTATGGCCAACATACTGAAGTGGTGCTGCACAGTTTGGATGCAAAACACCCGTCTGTAGTCAAAATTGCCAACGGCCATATTACTGGACGTGAAGTAGGTGCCCCCATTACCAATCTTGCTTTGCTTAAACTTAAAGCGGGTCAGGATATTTCCGATGCTTACCTAACAAAATGTGCCAATGGTAAGACGCTCAGATCCATCACCACGGTTATCCGTAACAGTAAAAATCAGCCAATAGGGCTTTTATGCATCAATACCGATATGGATGCCCCGCTGCAATCGATACTACGCACTATGATGCCAGAACACTTGTTTAACCATGAACTCACCAGTTCACCCGAGGTATTTGCCCGTAATATTGATGAAGCACTCCATAGCACTATCGATAGTATTAACCATGAAGTACGTTCCAACCCTACCGTATCAACTTCACAAAAAAGTCGCGAAATTGTCAATCAACTCCATGAATTAGGGATTTTCGAGCTTAAGGACAGCGCCCAAGTCGCGGCCACTCGATTGGGTATTTCGGTGCATTCGATTTATCGCTATCTGCGGGAAATCAAAGCCAATCAAGCGGAAAGTGAGAAAAGCCTCGTCTAA
- a CDS encoding thioredoxin family protein, translating to MNIKILGTGCAKCQKLAEATTAAADALNLDYQLTKVTDIEKIMDYNVMSTPALVVDEQVKLSGRLASVDEIMTLLKAHAE from the coding sequence ATGAATATCAAAATTCTAGGTACGGGCTGTGCTAAGTGTCAAAAGTTGGCAGAAGCAACAACAGCAGCGGCAGATGCACTAAATCTTGATTATCAGTTAACTAAAGTCACTGATATTGAAAAAATTATGGATTATAACGTGATGTCTACACCTGCGCTCGTGGTTGATGAGCAAGTCAAACTCTCGGGCCGCCTCGCCAGTGTTGATGAGATTATGACGTTACTTAAAGCCCATGCAGAGTAA
- a CDS encoding arsenic transporter, whose protein sequence is MWLAGAIFVLTIVLVIWQPKGLGIGWSATFGAVLALLLGVVHLGDIPVVWNIVWNATATFIAVIIISLLLDESGFFEWAALHVARWGKGRGRLLFTYIVLLGATVAALFANDGAALILTPIVIAMLLALGFNAGATLAFVMAAGFIADTASLPLIVSNLVNIVSADFFNIGFNEYASVMVPVDIAAISATLVMLHLFFRKDIPATYDLQKLREPKAAIRDLNTFKTGWGVLVLLLVGFFGLEPLGVPVSLVAAVGALILFVVAKKGHAIDTTKVLRGAPWQIVIFSLGMYLVVYGLRNAGLTDYLSNVLNYLAEQGLWAATMGTGFLVAFLSSMMNNMPTVLIGALSIDGSNATGVIKEAMIYANVIGSDLGPKITPIGSLATLLWLHVLAQKNINITWGYYFRVGIVMTLPVLFVTLAALALRLSL, encoded by the coding sequence ATGTGGTTAGCTGGGGCAATTTTTGTTCTCACCATCGTGTTAGTAATTTGGCAGCCTAAAGGATTAGGCATAGGTTGGAGTGCCACCTTTGGCGCCGTCTTAGCCTTACTGCTCGGTGTGGTGCACTTAGGGGATATTCCTGTGGTATGGAATATTGTCTGGAATGCGACCGCCACCTTTATTGCCGTGATCATCATCAGTTTATTATTAGATGAGTCGGGATTTTTCGAATGGGCCGCGCTGCATGTGGCCCGTTGGGGCAAAGGTCGTGGCCGTTTACTCTTTACTTACATAGTGTTACTCGGCGCTACTGTTGCTGCCTTATTCGCTAACGATGGTGCGGCGCTGATCCTCACCCCGATTGTCATTGCTATGCTATTGGCACTGGGCTTTAACGCCGGAGCGACCTTAGCCTTTGTGATGGCGGCGGGGTTTATTGCCGATACCGCGAGTTTGCCGTTAATTGTCTCTAACCTAGTCAATATTGTTTCGGCAGACTTCTTCAACATAGGTTTTAACGAATACGCCTCTGTGATGGTGCCCGTCGATATTGCGGCTATTAGTGCCACCTTAGTCATGTTGCATCTGTTTTTCCGCAAAGATATTCCCGCGACCTACGACTTGCAAAAACTACGCGAACCTAAGGCCGCCATTCGCGACCTCAACACCTTTAAAACCGGTTGGGGCGTATTAGTCTTACTCTTAGTGGGCTTTTTTGGCTTAGAACCGCTCGGTGTGCCCGTGAGTTTAGTGGCTGCTGTGGGTGCACTGATCCTGTTTGTTGTCGCGAAAAAAGGCCATGCCATAGATACCACTAAGGTACTTCGCGGCGCGCCATGGCAGATAGTGATCTTTTCACTCGGCATGTATCTGGTGGTTTATGGTCTTCGTAACGCAGGCTTAACCGATTATCTCTCTAATGTATTGAATTATTTGGCAGAACAAGGGCTTTGGGCCGCCACTATGGGCACAGGCTTCTTGGTCGCCTTTTTATCGTCCATGATGAACAACATGCCCACAGTGTTAATTGGTGCCCTGTCGATAGACGGTAGCAATGCAACTGGCGTGATTAAAGAAGCCATGATTTACGCCAACGTGATTGGTAGCGATTTGGGGCCAAAAATCACCCCCATCGGCAGTTTAGCAACCCTGTTATGGCTGCATGTACTGGCGCAGAAAAATATTAATATTACCTGGGGTTATTATTTCCGCGTCGGCATAGTGATGACGCTACCTGTGCTATTTGTCACCCTAGCGGCACTGGCACTGCGCCTCTCCCTCTAA